Proteins from a genomic interval of Thamnophis elegans isolate rThaEle1 chromosome 2, rThaEle1.pri, whole genome shotgun sequence:
- the POLG2 gene encoding DNA polymerase subunit gamma-2, mitochondrial yields the protein MWLGRYSRWGCGCLTNPSLSIARSGGRGTGCPVSGRRLSFLHKRSRKRRGERQPEAPWEQLDSPKLPAGSRAAPWRLFRGSAVPSITQSRSCSSTDHAGEECGEVALAACQRRCFLRGGGEEDRQTWASYLRGDHPAFGPLGVALKKNLAAQWWEAVVVFREQVLGVEGPARLEPAADQGPLGESLRLVHPRTVGETLLQEAGSDGEQQLAALQKMLARSGMLRDNLLHGALEHYIDCLELVNQRLPFGIAQIGVCFHPNDKNPMRTGERTMASLVWYSSARTAGQWLGYWLRQRLQWWRKFAISPSNFSSATHNEEGRRGNNLYYNFPWGKETIETLQMLGDNELLQMYPGNVSRLYGRDGRKNVVPHVLSVNGNLDSGVLAYLYDSMQVSENGLTKKKALQRQVLKLHPCLAPIKVALDMGRGPAVELRQVCQELFKELLQNEISVWPGYLETMQSSLEQLYTKYDEMGVLFTILISDATLENGLVQLRTRDTTLKETMHISRLKDFLIKYMSSAKNT from the exons ATGTGGCTCGGGCGATACTCCCGGTGGGGCTGCGGGTGCCTTACAAATCCCAGCCTTTCCATAGCTCGCAGCGGCGGGCGAGGCACCGGTTGCCCTGTATCCGGTAGGCGTCTCAGTTTTCTCCACAAACGCTCCCGAAAAAGGCGGGGAGAGAGGCAACCTGAAGCCCCGTGGGAGCAGCTCGACAGCCCGAAGCTGCCCGCGGGGAGCCGTGCAGCGCCGTGGCGGCTTTTCCGGGGCTCCGCCGTTCCCTCGATTACCCAGTCGCGCTCCTGCAGCAGCACCGACCATGCGGGCGAGGAGTGCGGCGAAGTAGCCCTGGCCGCCTGTCAGAGGCGGTGTTTCCTCCGAGGAGGCGGAGAAGAGGACAGGCAGACCTGGGCTTCTTACCTACGAGGGGACCACCCGGCCTTCGGGCCTCTCGGGGTGGCGCTGAAGAAGAACCTTGCCGCTCAGTGGTGGGAGGCCGTGGTGGTCTTTCGGGAGCAAGTGCTGGGCGTGGAGGGCCCGGCTCGACTCGAGCCCGCTGCTGACCAAGGACCCCTGGGGGAATCTCTGCGTCTGGTGCATCCGCGCACCGTCGGGGAGACCTTGTTGCAGGAGGCCGGATCGGATGGAGAGCAGCAGCTCGCCGCCTTGCAGAAAATGCTAGCCCGGTCTGGGATGCTCCGGGACAACCTCCTTCACG GTGCTTTAGAGCATTATATTGATTGTCTGGAGTTGGTAAACCAGAGACTGCCTTTTGGAATTGCGCAAATAGGAGTATGTTTTCATCCAAATGACAAAAATCCTATGAG AACAGGTGAAAGGACAATGGCATCCCTTGTTTGGTACAGCTCTGCCAGAACAGCTGGACAGTGGCTTGGCTATTGGTTACGTCAGCGACTCCAGTGGTGGAGAAAG ttTGCCATAAGCCCATCTAACTTCAGCAGTGCCACTCAcaatgaagaaggaagaagaggaaacaaTCTGTATTATAATTTTCCCTGGGGGAAGGAAACAATAGAAACTCTGCAGATGCTGGGAGACAATGAACTATTACAAATGTATCCAGGAAATGTATCAAGATTGTAT GGTCGAGATGGGCGAAAGAATGTTGTTCCTCATGTACTCTCTGTGAACGGCAATTTGGACAGTGGAGTATTAGCGTACCTCTATGATAGCATGCAAGTATCGGAAAATGGTTTGACCAAAAAGAAAGCTCTGCAAAGACAG gtCCTTAAGCTTCATCCGTGTTTGGCACCCATCAAAGTTGCTTTGGATATGGGAAGAGGGCCAGCAGTAGAGTTGAGGCAG GTGTGCCAAGAGTTGTTCAAAGAATTgttacaaaatgagatttctgttTGGCCTGGCTATCTTGAAACCATGCAATCTTCTTTGGAGCAGCTCTATACAAa GTATGATGAAATGGGTGTGCTTTTCACAATCCTGATCAGTGATGCCACACTAGAGAATGGGTTGGTGCAATTGCGAACCAGAGATACCACTTTGAAAGAAACGATGCATATATCTAGATTAAAGGACTTTTTAATCAAATATATGTCTTCAGCTAAAAatacttga
- the DDX5 gene encoding probable ATP-dependent RNA helicase DDX5 isoform X2, with product MPGFGGPRFGGSRGGSLGGKKFGNPGEKLTKKKWNIDELPKFEKNFYQEHPDVARRAMQEIEQYRASKEITVKGHNCPKPVMNFYEANFPANVMEVIQRQNFTEPTAIQAQGWPVALSGLDMVGVAQTGSGKTLSYLLPAIVHINHQPFLERGDGPICLVLAPTRELAQQVQQVAAEYGRACRLKSTCIYGGAPKGPQIRDLERGVEICIATPGRLIDFLEAGKTNLRRCTYLVLDEADRMLDMGFEPQIRKIVEQIRPDRQTLMWSATWPKEVRQLAEDFLKEYVHINIGALELSANHNILQIVDVCHDVEKDDKLIRLMEEIMSEKENKTIVFVETKRRCDDLTRKMRRDGWPAMGIHGDKSQQERDWVLNEFKHGKAPILIATDVASRGLDVEDVKFVINYDYPNSSEDYIHRIGRTARSTKTGTAYTFFTPNNIKQVSDLISVLREANQAINPKLLQLIEDRGSGRSRGDRRDRYSAGKRGGFGFRERENFERTYGAVGKRDFGAKAQNGGFGAQSFGNGTTFGSSFGAAGMQGGFRAGTSAYQNGYDQQYGNNMANMHSAMNQQQYAYPTTGGTPMIGYPMPANYTQ from the exons ATGCCTGG GTTTGGTGGCCCTCGTTTTGGAGGAAGTAGAGGGGGATCTTTAGGGGGGAAGAAATTTGGAAATCCTGGAGAAAAGCTTACCAAGAAGAAATGGAATATAGATGAGCTtcctaaatttgaaaaaaatttcTATCAGGAACATCCCGATGTTGCTCGGCGTGCTATG CAAGAGATTGAACAGTATAGAGCAAGCAAAGAAATCACTGTTAAAGGTCATAACTGTCCCAAACCAGTTATGAATTTTTATGAAGCTAATTTTCCTG CAAATGTTATGGAAGTAATCCAGAGACAGAACTTTACAGAACCAACTGCTATTCAGGCTCAAGGCTGGCCTGTTGCTTTGAGTGGACTAGATATGGTTGGTGTAGCACAAACTGGATCAGGGAAGACACTGTCG TATTTGTTGCCAGCCATAGTACATATAAATCATCAACCATTCCTAGAGAGAGGAGATGGGCCTATT TGTCTGGTGCTGGCACCGACTCGAGAATTGGCTCAGCAAGTGCAGCAGGTGGCTGCAGAATATGGTAGAGCTTGCCGTTTAAAGTCTACTTGTATTTATGGCGGTGCTCCAAAGGGACCACAAATACGTGATCTAGAGAGAG GTGTGGAAATCTGCATTGCAACACCTGGTAGACTCATAGATTTTTTAGAAGCTGGCAAAACCAACCTACGGAGATGCACTTACCTTGTTCTTGATGAAGCTGATAGAATGCTTGACATGGGATTTGAACCTCAGATCCGAAAAATTGTTGAACAGATTAGA CCTGATAGGCAGACACTGATGTGGAGTGCAACATGGCCTAAAGAAGTTAGGCAGCTTGCAGAAGACTTCTTAAAAGAATATGTACACATCAACATTGGGGCATTGGAGCTAAGTGCAAACCACAACATTCTGCAGATAGTGGACGTTTGTCATGATGTAGAGAAGGATGACAA GCTTATTCGATTGATGGAAGAAATTATgagtgaaaaagaaaataagacaattGTGTTTGTGGAGACCAAAAGAAGATGTGATGATCTAACAAGAAAAATGAGGAGAGATGG GTGGCCAGCAATGGGTATCCATGGTGACAAAAGTCAGCAGGAGAGAGACTGGGTTTTAAATG AATTCAAACATGGGAAAGCTCCTATTCTGATTGCTACAGATGTTGCCTCCAGAGGTCTAG ATGTGGAAGATGTGAAATTTGTCATCAATTATGACTACCCAAACTCCTCTGAGGACTATATCCACCGAATTGGACGAACTGCCCGCAGCACCAAAACAGGCACAGCATACACATTTTTCACACCTAATAATATAAAACAAGTAAGCGACCTCATCTCTGTACTTCGTGAAGCTAATCAAGCAATCAATCCCAAATTGCTCCAGTTGATTGAAGACAGAGGCTCAG gTCGCTCCAGAGGGGATCGACGTGACAGATACTCTGCGGGTAAAAGAGGTGGATTTGGTTTTAGAGAAAGGGAAAACTTTGAAAGAACCTATGGTGCAGTGGGCAAGAGAGACTTTGGAGCAAAAGCACAGAATGGTGGCTTTGGTGCTCAAAGTTTTGGTAACGGAACTACCTTTGGTAGCAGCTTTGGCGCAGCTGGCATGCAAGGTGGATTTAGGGCTGGCACTTCAGCCTATCAAAATGGCTACGACCAGCAGTATGGAAATAACATGGCaaacatgcacagtgcaatgaaCCAACAACAGTATGCATACCCTACAACTGGTGGTACGCCAATGATAGGTTATCCAATGCCAGCAAATTATACCCAATAA
- the DDX5 gene encoding probable ATP-dependent RNA helicase DDX5 isoform X1: protein MPGYSSERDRGFGGPRFGGSRGGSLGGKKFGNPGEKLTKKKWNIDELPKFEKNFYQEHPDVARRAMQEIEQYRASKEITVKGHNCPKPVMNFYEANFPANVMEVIQRQNFTEPTAIQAQGWPVALSGLDMVGVAQTGSGKTLSYLLPAIVHINHQPFLERGDGPICLVLAPTRELAQQVQQVAAEYGRACRLKSTCIYGGAPKGPQIRDLERGVEICIATPGRLIDFLEAGKTNLRRCTYLVLDEADRMLDMGFEPQIRKIVEQIRPDRQTLMWSATWPKEVRQLAEDFLKEYVHINIGALELSANHNILQIVDVCHDVEKDDKLIRLMEEIMSEKENKTIVFVETKRRCDDLTRKMRRDGWPAMGIHGDKSQQERDWVLNEFKHGKAPILIATDVASRGLDVEDVKFVINYDYPNSSEDYIHRIGRTARSTKTGTAYTFFTPNNIKQVSDLISVLREANQAINPKLLQLIEDRGSGRSRGDRRDRYSAGKRGGFGFRERENFERTYGAVGKRDFGAKAQNGGFGAQSFGNGTTFGSSFGAAGMQGGFRAGTSAYQNGYDQQYGNNMANMHSAMNQQQYAYPTTGGTPMIGYPMPANYTQ, encoded by the exons ATGCCTGGGTATTCCAGTGAGAGGGACCGCGG GTTTGGTGGCCCTCGTTTTGGAGGAAGTAGAGGGGGATCTTTAGGGGGGAAGAAATTTGGAAATCCTGGAGAAAAGCTTACCAAGAAGAAATGGAATATAGATGAGCTtcctaaatttgaaaaaaatttcTATCAGGAACATCCCGATGTTGCTCGGCGTGCTATG CAAGAGATTGAACAGTATAGAGCAAGCAAAGAAATCACTGTTAAAGGTCATAACTGTCCCAAACCAGTTATGAATTTTTATGAAGCTAATTTTCCTG CAAATGTTATGGAAGTAATCCAGAGACAGAACTTTACAGAACCAACTGCTATTCAGGCTCAAGGCTGGCCTGTTGCTTTGAGTGGACTAGATATGGTTGGTGTAGCACAAACTGGATCAGGGAAGACACTGTCG TATTTGTTGCCAGCCATAGTACATATAAATCATCAACCATTCCTAGAGAGAGGAGATGGGCCTATT TGTCTGGTGCTGGCACCGACTCGAGAATTGGCTCAGCAAGTGCAGCAGGTGGCTGCAGAATATGGTAGAGCTTGCCGTTTAAAGTCTACTTGTATTTATGGCGGTGCTCCAAAGGGACCACAAATACGTGATCTAGAGAGAG GTGTGGAAATCTGCATTGCAACACCTGGTAGACTCATAGATTTTTTAGAAGCTGGCAAAACCAACCTACGGAGATGCACTTACCTTGTTCTTGATGAAGCTGATAGAATGCTTGACATGGGATTTGAACCTCAGATCCGAAAAATTGTTGAACAGATTAGA CCTGATAGGCAGACACTGATGTGGAGTGCAACATGGCCTAAAGAAGTTAGGCAGCTTGCAGAAGACTTCTTAAAAGAATATGTACACATCAACATTGGGGCATTGGAGCTAAGTGCAAACCACAACATTCTGCAGATAGTGGACGTTTGTCATGATGTAGAGAAGGATGACAA GCTTATTCGATTGATGGAAGAAATTATgagtgaaaaagaaaataagacaattGTGTTTGTGGAGACCAAAAGAAGATGTGATGATCTAACAAGAAAAATGAGGAGAGATGG GTGGCCAGCAATGGGTATCCATGGTGACAAAAGTCAGCAGGAGAGAGACTGGGTTTTAAATG AATTCAAACATGGGAAAGCTCCTATTCTGATTGCTACAGATGTTGCCTCCAGAGGTCTAG ATGTGGAAGATGTGAAATTTGTCATCAATTATGACTACCCAAACTCCTCTGAGGACTATATCCACCGAATTGGACGAACTGCCCGCAGCACCAAAACAGGCACAGCATACACATTTTTCACACCTAATAATATAAAACAAGTAAGCGACCTCATCTCTGTACTTCGTGAAGCTAATCAAGCAATCAATCCCAAATTGCTCCAGTTGATTGAAGACAGAGGCTCAG gTCGCTCCAGAGGGGATCGACGTGACAGATACTCTGCGGGTAAAAGAGGTGGATTTGGTTTTAGAGAAAGGGAAAACTTTGAAAGAACCTATGGTGCAGTGGGCAAGAGAGACTTTGGAGCAAAAGCACAGAATGGTGGCTTTGGTGCTCAAAGTTTTGGTAACGGAACTACCTTTGGTAGCAGCTTTGGCGCAGCTGGCATGCAAGGTGGATTTAGGGCTGGCACTTCAGCCTATCAAAATGGCTACGACCAGCAGTATGGAAATAACATGGCaaacatgcacagtgcaatgaaCCAACAACAGTATGCATACCCTACAACTGGTGGTACGCCAATGATAGGTTATCCAATGCCAGCAAATTATACCCAATAA